The genomic segment CTTAGAGGTAATCGGATTCCTGAAGAAAATGTAAAACAAACTTTAAATTTAACCAGAACTACCAGTCCATCCTATGTATTAATGGCTTCTTTAGATGTAGCAAGAAAACAGTTGGCACTTTATGGTGATGAGCTTTTAGAAAAGACTCTGGAATTGGCCCGTTATGCCAGAGAAGAGATTAACAAGATTGAGGGAATATATGCTTTTGATCATTCTCTTGTGGGTAAATATGGAATTTATGATTTAGATGAAACCAAGCTGAGTATTTATACTGGTAGGTTAGGAATTTCCGGTTTTACTTTAGAGAGAGAGCTGATGACCAGATTTGGTATTGGTCTTGAGTTGGCAGAACTGAACACAGTTCTGGCTCTTATTACTATTGGTGATACTAAGGAATCTGTGGATCGTTTGATTGAAGCATTAAAAATTATCGCTTCAGAACGGGAAATTCAGGACCCGAAAAAGATTTCTGAATTACCGGAGATGCCAGATTTGATAGTTAGTCCACGGGAAGCTTACTATGGTACCAAAAAGACTGTACCGTTAGAAAAGGCGGTTGGAGAAATCAGTGGAGAGATGTTAATGGCCTACCCTCCTGGCATCCCAATTGTTTGTCCTGGTGAGCGGATTACACAGGATATTTTGGATTATGTAAAGATTTTAAAAGAACAACATGCCATGTTACAGGGAACAGCAGATCCGTATGCAAACTATATCCGTGTTCTGGGCCATGATAGTTAATGGAAATGGCTGGGCGAACAGATAATCAAAGATGTGGTAGATTATATAGAAATATTAAAGAAACAGCATACACACCTCCAGGGTACCGTAAATTCCAATGCAGATTATATTCGTTTTCTTCATCACAGAACAGTAAAGATGAGAAAAAATGGGTAACCGTTTTATGGTGCCCGTTTTTTTTAATACAGGGAAAATTATACAACTGTGGATAATTTCCTGGCATTAAAAATATTGTAGCCGAAGGCCAATTTATTTTATTGACTTGTTAAATTTGTTATCAGTGTAATTAACCAAAAAACAGGATTTTATTAGATTTTTAAAGAATAATACTTTTATAGATGAACTATTTACATAAGGAGAGTGGAATCATGAAAGCAGAAATTATCTGTGTAGGAACAGAACTCCTTTTAGGGGATATTATCAATACTAATGCGACATGGTTGGCCAATCAGCTAAAAGATCTGGGGATAGATTTATATTATATTAGTACTGTTGGTGATAACCGTCGGCGAATGGAAGAGGTTTTTAAAACTGCCTATCAACGTTCTGATCTGGTTATTATTACCGGTGGCCTCGGACCCACAGAAGACGATTTAACAAGGGAAGTCGTAAGTGCGGTAACGGGGCGGAGATTAAGGTTTTATCAAGAATTAGCGGATCAAATTAACGAAAAGTTTAAAAAGTTTAAGCGCAAGATGACACCCAATAATTTGCGTCAGGCATATTTGCCAGAAGGAGCAGAAGTGATTAAAAATCGAGTGGGAACTGCACCGGGATTATATTTGAAAGTAAATAATACCATTTTTGTGGCTCTCCCGGGTGTACCGCGGGAGATGAAGATAAACTTTACGGAAGAAGTATTGCCGCGTTTAAAAAAAGAGCTTCCCGAAAAGGGAATAATTCTTTCCAGGCTGCTTAGAATATGCGGGATCGGTGAATCCGCAATGGAAGAGAAGGTAAAAGATATAATCCAGAATCAATCTAACCCTACGATTGCTCCACTTGCCGGGAACAGTGAAGTTTATCTTAAAGTAACTGCCAAAGCTGCCAGTAAAAAAGAGGCAGAAGCTCTTTTGAAAGATACTGTGGATCAGCTATATCAAAGGCTTGGTATGTATATTTATGGAGAGAATGATGAGACTCTGGAATTGGTTGTGGGAAAAATTTTAAAGAAACATGGTTTAAAATTGGCGATTGCTGAATCCTGTACTGGTGGATTGATTGGTCATAGGATTACCAATATACCGGGAAGTTCAGATTATTTCGAGCGAGGGTTTGTCACATATAGTAATGAAGCTAAAATTGAAGAATTAGGAGTTCCGGAAGATGTGATTGTCAGGTATGGAGCTGTTAGTCCAGAAACGGCAAAAGCTATGGCGGAAGGGGTTTTGGAAAACTCCAGAGCCGATATAGCTGTTGCGGTTACCGGAATTGCTGGCCCCGGTGGAGGTACTCCTGAAAAACCTGTTGGTTTGGTTTACTGTGCCATTGCGGATAAATCCGGTCGAGTTGATTTATACGATTTCCATTTTTGGGGTGAGCGGGAATGGATCAAGTATTCTACTTCTCAATATACTCTTTACCATCTCTGGAAATACCTAATAAATAAATTTTCTGTTGAACCAAAAAATACTCAATAGTTATTCGCTGTTTAGAAAATTATATAAAATTTTTTTGAATTTAGGTAAAAAAAGCAGGAAAAAAACCATTTACGAAGAATCTAAAAATAAATGGAATTTACAACAAACGAAGGAAAAATAATATGAAATGGATAAAGGTGGAATTAAGATGGTATTTCAAAAAAATATAACTGAGGTAGGTTATCGTTTACCTCGGGATTATGTACAAAAACATAGGGTGGTCCCTCTGGGGTTGGAAGAAGGAAAACCGGTTATTGCCATTCCTGAGGGATTATCTTTAGAAATCCGTCAGGAATTAGAAATTTTTTTCAACCAAAAATTGATTTTTCGTACCTATGAATCTGATGAGCTTGACAAATTTGTTCAGGAATTTCTGGACTCAGAGGGTGAGACTATCGAGGGGATGTTAGAAAGCATCAACTCGGATGATTATGCAGGAAGTGACCTTTATTTTAGTCAAAATATTGAGAACCTAGAGGATCTGGCCCAGGAAGCTCCTATCATTCGATTGGTAAACTTAATAATTAGTGAAGCTTTAAAAGAGAGGGCCAGTGATATTCACTTAGAACCTTTTGAGGACCATGTCAAACTTCGTTACCGTATTGATGGAATTCTTTATGAAAAGACTCCACCTCCTAAAAATCTATTTCCTGCAATCATTACCCGGATAAAAATCATGGCCAATCTGGATATTGCTGAGCGTCGTTTGCCCCAGGATGGACGGATTAGAATTAGAATTGCCGGTCGAGAAGTTGATATTCGAGTATCAACAGTTCCTACTATTTATGGTGAAAGTCTGGTTATGCGTCTATTAGATCAAAGCTCTGTTCTGCTAAATCTGGAAGAGCTGGGATTTGAACCAGATACTTTAGAACAGGTCTATAAAAATCTCAACTTTATAAATGGAATTATTCTGGTAACAGGTCCTACAGGCAGTGGTAAAACAACTACTCTCTATTCCTGTTTAAATCGGATGAATGTTCCTGAGAAAAAGATTCTAACTGTAGAAGATCCGGTAGAATATCATTTGGCGGGAATTAATCAGATGCAGGTAAATGAAAAGATTGGTTTTACTTTTGCTACAGGTCTTCGTTCTATTTTGCGTCAAGACCCGGATATAATTATGGTTGGTGAGATGCGTGATTTAGAGACTGCCAGGATGGGAATTCAGGCAGCTTTAACAGGTCACCTGGTCTTTTCTACTATACATACCAATGATTCGGCAAGTACTATTACCCGTTTAATAGATATGGGGGTGGAAGATTACCTTGTGGCCTCAACTTTGAGATGTATTCTGGCACAGCGTCTTGTAAGGAGAATTTGTTCCAATTGTAAAGAAGAGTATAAGCCCCATCTGGCAGAAATAAAGGCCATTGGATTATCTGACGATCTTAACATCACATTTTACCGTGGTAGGGGCTGTGAGGAATGTAATTATAGTGGTTATAGGGGACGGATAGGAATTTATGAATTGATGAATATCACCCCTGAAATTGAAGAGATGATTACCCAAAGACGGAATGCCAATGAAATTAAGAAAGTTGCCTGTGGGCAGGGTATGGTTACTTTACGGGAAGATGGTCTTAGAAAGGTAAAACGGGGAATAACTACCATAGAAGAAGTTCTACGGGTTACTCAGGTATAGAGGTGAGAATTTGATGGTTGAATATAGATATCAGGCGGTTGACCGTACGGGTCAGGTTGTGAGGGGTAAAATTATAGCAGAGTCTGTAGAACAGGCGGCTATAAAGGTCAAAAACGAACTGGGTCTGGTCCCTGTAGAGATTAGTGAGGATCTTCCAAAATTTAGACGGAAAAGCCGGATAGGTGGCTCTAAACAAAATTTTCTATTGAGATTTACTCAACAATTGGCTGATCTCTTAAACTCTGGTATTCAGGTAGATGATGCACTTGGAGTTTTAATTCAATTAACTGGAGATTTGGAATTTAAAAAAAAGATTGAAGAGATTCGTGATGATATTCAGGGAGGAGCAGACCTTTCTCAGGCGTTGACTAAACACCCCGATCTTTTTAATGAATCTTACGTCAATATGGTTCGTGCCGGTGAGAGTGGTGGTGTTTTAGGTCTCTGCTTTCAGAGGTTGGCAGATTATATTGAACAGGATAAAGAATTTCGCGGTTCGATTAAATCAGCTCTGGTATATCCCTTTATTGTTATGTCAATGGGTTTAATTGCTGTGGTTGTCCTATTTATTTTCGTTATACCGCGGTTTGTAAATCTTTTTAATGATCTAGGCCAGACTTTACCACTGCCAACCCGGATTTTACTCGGTATTAGTAACATTTTTCTTAACTATTGGTTATTTATTTTAATCGGATTAGCTGCAGTGATTTCAAGTTATATTTACTATAAGCAAACCCCAGATGGTAAATATCAGGTAGATGTGATCAAAAATAAAATTCCCTTTTTTGGTCAGGTGAGAATTAAGTTAACCGTTTCCCGATTCTGCCGCATTTTAGGAACCATGCTTGAAAGTGGTGTACCGTTGCTTAAAGGTCTGGAGATTGCTAAAAGTACTATTAATAATCAGGTTTTTATAAGAATTTTAGATAATCTATATGAAGCTGTGCGCAAAGGTGAAACCCTTTCTGGCTTTCTTAAAAATGAACCGGATTTTCCTGAATTGGCAGTATTTCTAATCGGTGTTGGGGAACGGACTGGCAATCTGGAAGGGATGTTGACTCGGATTGCAGAAACTTTTGCAAAAGAGGTTAAGCGGAGTCTGGATGCCTTTTTAACCATATTCGAACCGATGGTTATTTTAATACTCGGAATTTTTGTACTTTTTGTTGTAATTTCGATTCTTCTGCCTATATTTTCGCTCCAGCAGATGCCATTTTAAAAATAATTACATTGAAAGAAAGGAAGGGATGTTTAAATGAAAAAATTACAACAGTGTTTACGAAATCAGAAAGGTTTTACTTTTGTTGAAATTATGATTGTAGTAGTTATTATTGGCTTTCTGACTTCGGTGGTGGTTCCTCAGATTATTGGTAGGGTTGGAAAAGCCAAACAGGTTACTGCTCAAAACCAGATTAACAATTTAGAACTGGCATTAGACCAGTATTACCTGGATTGCGGACGTTATCCTACAACTGAGCAGGGTCTTCAAGCTCTGGTGAAAAAACCTACTATTTCACCTATTCCAAAAGGTTGGGATGGTCCATATTTTAAAAAGGATATTCCTAAAGATCCCTGGGGGAATGATTATATTTACAAATACCCTGGTGAACATAATCCCGATAGTTATGATCTTTACTCTTTAGGTAGAGATGGCCAGGAAGGTGGTACCGGGGAAGATGCAGATATTACCAATTGGTCTAATCTGGAAGAGTAAAAAAGGATTTACATTTTTAGAGATCATCTTTGTGTTGGTTATTATGTCTTTAATGTTTACCCTTGTTGTTCCCAACTTTCATCGAATGTTTGCTTCTGTTGAAAGGACCCGCGAAGGTCAGAAAGTATTTCATCTTTTAGAGAAAGCCCGGGCTGAAGCTATCCTTAATGCTGAACCGGTAGATATCACCTTTTATACTAATGGCCTCTGTATTTTTCACTACAGGGGCAAAATTCTAGAATATGAAGATTTAAGGATGAAAATTCTTTTGAATGATAAAGACCGGATTGTTCAGACCTTTTATCCTGATGGTACTGCAAAACATCCAGAATTAACATTTAAAACCAATGAAGGTAAATATCTAATTTATAAATTTAATCCCATCAGTGGGAAAATTGAGATGGAACGGAGTCCGACATTATGAAAGAAGTACTTACAAAAAACACAGGTTTTACCCTTATAGAAATTATGGTTGCTGTGACCATTGTAGGTATCTCCTTTGCTGTGATTGTAGAAGGTTATATATCGATGAGTGGTCTTGTACAGCAGATGCGGGAATATCAACTGGTCAGTTCTTTTGCCAAAGAGAAGTTAAATCAGCTAATCCATAAGGTTGATTTAAGTTCAGCTGGAACTGAGGAATTGGGAAACTTGGAGGTTACCTGGAAGTCGATGAATCAGGATGTGGGTGATGGAGTAAGGCAGGTAATGATCATTGTGGAGTGGCGGGGTCGTAAAGGTCCAAGATCATATCAATTGACAACACTGATTGAAGGTGGAACCTATGAGTAAAATTTTAAGATCATATTCTGGATTTACCTTTATTGAGATTATTGTTGCCGTTACGATCCTGTCCATAATTATCCTGACTTTATATAGTCTTATGGATGTTGGTTTTTCTTTTTGGGATTATATTGATAATTCCCGTTGGAGCTATACTGACCTGCAGTTGGCCATTAATAAAATGGAAAAGGATTTTCGTTCCACTTTTTTTAGATCATCTTCTAAAAGGTATCCTTTTATAGGAAATATGTATCAGGTTCGATTTTTCACCCGGGATTTTGATTCGGGAAGGGTAGATGAGATACTTTATGAATATTCCCCGCTTGATGAGACATTATTTATGGTTAAAAATGATCAGCGGATACCTTTGTTGACCCAGATTAAAAGATGTAATTTTTACTTTTATCATCCCGAGTATCATTATTGGGATAACTATTGGCACAGTGATGATAAAAAAAGAGTACCTTTAATGGTCAGAATAGAGTTTACTTTTACGGACCAGGATGATGAAGTATATAGATTTGATTTTCCAATTTATATTGAGCGGAAGGGAATTAGTGAAAAATGAAACCATTGAGATCTGAAGATGGTATTGCTTTGATTATGGTTCTCTGGACAATTGTTATCTTAAGCTTTCTTATGATTTCTCTTTCTGAGGATATACAACTTGAGAGTTTTTTGACCCGGAATTTAATGGAACAAAACCAGGTTCAATTTATTGCCCAGGCAGGAATTGCCAGAGGATTGGCAGAACTTAAGGGAGATAAAACCCTTGCCGATGGTAAACAGGAACACTGGTTGATACCGATTAAGGGTCAGATTGAAGACCGGGGAACTTTTGAAGTAGTGATTGAAGATATAGGTAGTCGTTTTAACATTAACTATATAGGTGAACCTGTACTTAGCCATATAGTTGTAGATTTCAGTAAGGAGTTTGCTGGATGGCGGAAGGAGAAGTTTCCGTTTTATTTACTGCAGGAGTTGGAGGAGTTTGGAAAACAGGATTTTCAGACCATTGAAGATCAAATAACATTTTATGGTAAGTTTAATCTAAATACAGATGACTATGAAATATTAAAAGAGATAATGGTGAGAAAAAAGATTTCAGAATGGACTGCGAATCAGGTAATTCAGGAATTGAGTAAGATTGACCAACCTTTGCTTTCAATAGATGATCTTCTCTTAAAAGTACCGAGTCTGGATCTTTCTACTTTAGAAGAAATTCGTGATGAAATCGACGTTAAGGGAAATATCAATATTAATCTTGTTGATGAAGAGATACTGGTAATTTTGATGGATAGTCTTGATATTCCCCAGGATCGGGTGACAACAATTACAACTATAAGGGATAAAGAAACTATTAAAAATCTGAATATATTGAAAAGACCAATAGGTGAGGAATACTTTAAAAAATTATTTCCTTATTTTGATGTTACATCTAAGTATTTTCGGATCACAAGTTTTGCTAAATCTGCTTCATCTTCAATTCAAAAAACTATTGTGGTAGAGGTGGAGAGAATTCCTGAAAAAGTTGCCCAGGGACGGGTGTTAGAGTGGAGAACAAAAATTTTATCCTGGGTAGAGTCTTAAAAAGTAGGTGAAATTATGCGAAAAAGAAAAAGAGTATTTGCCACCATTGATCTAGGGGCAGAAAAAATTAAATTGGCCGTAATAAAAAAAGGAATTACCGGGATGAAAGTTCTGGTTAATGAGATCTTTTCAAAAGAAGAAGTTTCTTTAGTAGGCCAAAAGATTCAGCAATATCGCCCCAAGGAGGTTATATTAATTCTGCCGCAGGAACGGGTTATAATACGTGATATAACCCTTCCTCCGGTGGACAAAAATAAAATTAAATCTATGCTTTATTTTGAGCTATCAGGAACACTTCCATATGCAATAGAACAGGTTGAACTTGATTACATTTTATTACATAAATCAAGAAAGGAGACAAAAGTAAAGGTTTTTGTTGTTCCCGACCAATTAAATCGTGATGTTGAGTTTTTGCGTGGAGCAGGGATTTATGTCACTCGTTTGATTCCAAGGGGATTAGCCATAACAGCATATCTTAATAAAAATGGAGTTCAAAATCGATTAGTAAAATTAAATACTTTATCGGGACAGCTGGTGGTATACCCCGATTTTATGAATTATTTTAGCCGATTCTATTATAGTGGGCAGCCAATCAATGAAGATGAACTGAAAGAAGCACTGATTGAGCGGGGGATTGATCTTAATCGATGGGATTTGATGGAATTGACTGGGCCAGAACCTGAATTATTGGGTGCTATTTATTTTCACTGCAAATATCCAGAATTTAGTCTTTTACAGGTTCCGGTGGAAGAAAGTTCACAAGGGCTTAAAATTGCGATTATTTTGACCCTGATAGCCATTTTAATCGTTAATGCCGGGACTTTATATTTAAATTATACGATGAAACTTAAAGAACTTCAGGTTTATCAGGAACGTCTGGACATACTTATTCCCCGTACAGAAAAGGTAAAAGAACTTAAAGGGGGAATTTCCAGAATTAGAGATAACTTTGATAGATTAGAGAAGATATATCAGAAAAATAGAGATTATCTTATCTGGCTAAGGGAACTTCATCTGTTGTTACAGGAGGATACCGAAGTGAACATTCTGGTTTTTGAAGATAATCTGTTACGTGAACTGCACGGTAAAGCGCCGTCTGCCACCAAAGTTAGTGCACGACTTGCTGATTCGCCTTATTTTTCTGACCCTGAGTTTATATCCCCCATTACCCCGAGAGAAGATCAAGGGAAAATGATAGAAGAATTCAGTATTACTGCTACTCTGGTTGACCCACAAAGAAAGGGGGATGGGGTAGATGAGTAAACTTACACCCCGTGAAAAACGGACTTTGATATTTGGGATGGGATTTCTGATGATATTTTCATTGGTTTATTGGGGATTGCTACCTGCCTGGGAAGAATTTGAATGGGTAAATACCAAATTACGCGAGGCAAAACGGTTATATATTCAGGCAGTGCGTACTGTACGTATGGAACGGGATTATTTGGAGAAATATGAGGCATATAACCGGGCATATCAGGAACTTAAATCTCATTATTATTCCAATATGGGTGAAAAAGAGGCAATGATTAAGTTTCTGGCCCAGGTAGAGGAGATTGCTCAAAAGAGCGGAGTCAACATTATTAGTAAAAACCCTATGGGTATAAATATGGTAGATGGTTATAAAGCATTGAAGGTGAATCTGACTTTAAAAGGAACACCAGCTCAGTTGACAGAACTCTTGCTTAAGATTAGAAATGCTCCAATCGCTATTAATGTCAATCGGTTAAGGATTGATCTGGATCAGAGAAATCGTCTTTTGCAGATAAAGATGATTGTTTCTACATTGCTTATTGATGAAGAAGGTGATGGAGATGAAGGATAGGAATAGTCGAAATCGCCGTATCCTTCTTTTACTTATCTTTATTCTGCTCATAAGTATTTCTTACCTGGCTTTGGAATTTTCTATTTACGTTGATGGAAGATGGCAAATAGTACAGGGCCAGGAAATTGGCGTTAAGACAAACAAAGATATAGAAACTTTGAAGATAGAACTTCCAAAAAAGATTGATTATGGTAATGATTATTGGAATGTATTAAGAGAGGGACGGCTTTTCTTTAAATCTCTTCCTGAAAAACGGACAGTCCCAACAAATCCCCAACCTAAAGATCAGCCGGTTACTCCAGTAACTCTTATAAAACCTGTCTGTCCCTGGGTTGCAGTAGGGGTTCTTTTGGGAGAAGAACCAACAGCTATTCTGGCACATAAACAAAATCAAACAAGCCAGACCGTAAAGGTTGGTGATAAATTGGGAGAATATGAAGTTATGCAGATTGAAAAGGATTTTGTACTTTTAAAAAGTCCTGATGGTGAATTTAAATTAGAATTGGGAGGTTTTTAAGTTGAAGAGAAAAACAATTTTGACTATTGTCATAATATGTTTTTTATCATTCTTTTCAACCGTTTTTGCTGAAGGTTTAATCACCTTAAGTATTAAAGAAGGGGATATACGGGATGTTTTAAAAATGATGGGAGAGCAGAGCGGAATTAATATTGTTCCCGACTCGTCAGTAAGAGGTCAGGTAACTTTAACTCTGACAGATGTGACAGTAGAGGATGCTTTAGAGACTCTTTTAAAAGTCTATCACTATTATTATGAAAAGGTGAATAGTAATACCTATATCATAAGTCAGGAACCGCTAAAAGAACCTTATTTAATCGAAGTGGAAGATGGAAAATTAACTCTTGTTGCCCAGAATATAGATATCAAACGGATTATAAATGATATTGCCAGAAAAGGTCAGTTAAATATTATTTATGATCAGAGCATAAATGGTCAGGTAAATGCTAATTTGATATTGGTAGATATTTATGAAGGTCTAAAATCCCTATGTTCTGCTAACAACCTGCTTTTAATGGAAAGAGAAGGTATTTATACTATCACTACCGGCATGGTGGGCCAGAAAGGGCGCCAGATGGTAGTAAACTACTCTAAAGGTCTCTTATCAATTGATGTAAAAAGTGGGGATTTGACTGATCTGCTCCGGGCCATTGCAGAGCAGAGTGGTATAGATATTGTTCTATTTGGTGGAAACCATCAATTGGTGGATCTTAAGCTTAAGAATATTCCTGTTGATGATGCCATTGAGATGATTTTATCAGGTACCCGCTATACATATAAAAAAGTCGGAAATGTTTATTTGATTGGGGATAAGAGTATCAATAGTCCGTCATCATCTCTATTAATCCGTAATGAAGTTATTCATCTTAGATATCTTCAGGCAGAGAAAGTACCTGCGATGCTGCCAAATATTTTTCCTGCTACCAATATCAAAGTGATAAAAGAGCTTAATGCTCTGGCTGTTATTGGAACACAGGACGATATTAATGAGCTGAAGGCTTATCTGGAAAAAATAGATAAAAAGATACCGCAAATTGTAATTGAAGCGATTATTATTGAAGTTTCACGTAATGAGAATAATGGTCCACTTTATAAGTTGGGAATTAAATCTGACGCGCAGGAAGGTAGTACGGTTCTTTTAGATACTGTTCTGGGTAAATTAACATATAATTCAGTAATTAAATTAACACCGGAATTTTATATTCATCTGGAGAATTTGATTGATCAGGGTGTTGTGACAGTTAAGGCAAGGCCGAAGATTACAACATTGAACGGCTGTCAGGCCAAGATTAATGTAGGAACGGTTCAGTATTATAAGACCACAACACCGGCCGGCGATAATAATCAACAGCCCCAGACCCAGTATCAGAGTATTAATGCTGGTATAACTTTAGATGTGATTCCGTGGGTAAGTAGTACTGATGAAATTACTTTAGAACTACATCCTAATGTGAGCAATCTGGGTGGTGCTACTTCTGATGGTCCACCTCAGGTAAGCCAGCGACAGATTGATACCACTGTCCGGGTTAAGAGTGGTGAGACTATTATTATCGGTGGTCTAATCCAGGATGTTAAGACCGATACTGTTTCCAAAGTGCCAATTTTAGGTGATCTGCCGTGGATTGGTAAGCTGTTTCAGAGAAAAACTACTAACCAAAACCAGAATGAATTGATTATTTATATTACTCCTCATATTCTGGATGAAGAGAATGAGACTATTACTCCTGAAGAGATGCAGCAGACAATTGAAGATATGGAAACACGTTATAATAGTGTAGTTGGTGAGTGAAATACAGGCATTTAGGTGTCTGTATTTTTTATTATCAAGAAAATTATATCGTTATGGATACTTTCATCTCTGCTATCAAGAAATTTTTCTTATAAAAATTTTGTTTTCCGAACTATCTTGAATATTGATAGGACTTAAGGTATGATAGAAGAGGTATATTTTAACTTCATTCTGGGGAGG from the Anoxybacter fermentans genome contains:
- a CDS encoding pilus assembly FimT family protein, which codes for MKEVLTKNTGFTLIEIMVAVTIVGISFAVIVEGYISMSGLVQQMREYQLVSSFAKEKLNQLIHKVDLSSAGTEELGNLEVTWKSMNQDVGDGVRQVMIIVEWRGRKGPRSYQLTTLIEGGTYE
- a CDS encoding general secretion pathway protein GspK; the protein is MKPLRSEDGIALIMVLWTIVILSFLMISLSEDIQLESFLTRNLMEQNQVQFIAQAGIARGLAELKGDKTLADGKQEHWLIPIKGQIEDRGTFEVVIEDIGSRFNINYIGEPVLSHIVVDFSKEFAGWRKEKFPFYLLQELEEFGKQDFQTIEDQITFYGKFNLNTDDYEILKEIMVRKKISEWTANQVIQELSKIDQPLLSIDDLLLKVPSLDLSTLEEIRDEIDVKGNININLVDEEILVILMDSLDIPQDRVTTITTIRDKETIKNLNILKRPIGEEYFKKLFPYFDVTSKYFRITSFAKSASSSIQKTIVVEVERIPEKVAQGRVLEWRTKILSWVES
- a CDS encoding prepilin-type N-terminal cleavage/methylation domain-containing protein encodes the protein MSKILRSYSGFTFIEIIVAVTILSIIILTLYSLMDVGFSFWDYIDNSRWSYTDLQLAINKMEKDFRSTFFRSSSKRYPFIGNMYQVRFFTRDFDSGRVDEILYEYSPLDETLFMVKNDQRIPLLTQIKRCNFYFYHPEYHYWDNYWHSDDKKRVPLMVRIEFTFTDQDDEVYRFDFPIYIERKGISEK
- a CDS encoding type II secretion system protein, with protein sequence MQILPIGLIWKSKKGFTFLEIIFVLVIMSLMFTLVVPNFHRMFASVERTREGQKVFHLLEKARAEAILNAEPVDITFYTNGLCIFHYRGKILEYEDLRMKILLNDKDRIVQTFYPDGTAKHPELTFKTNEGKYLIYKFNPISGKIEMERSPTL
- a CDS encoding competence/damage-inducible protein A codes for the protein MKAEIICVGTELLLGDIINTNATWLANQLKDLGIDLYYISTVGDNRRRMEEVFKTAYQRSDLVIITGGLGPTEDDLTREVVSAVTGRRLRFYQELADQINEKFKKFKRKMTPNNLRQAYLPEGAEVIKNRVGTAPGLYLKVNNTIFVALPGVPREMKINFTEEVLPRLKKELPEKGIILSRLLRICGIGESAMEEKVKDIIQNQSNPTIAPLAGNSEVYLKVTAKAASKKEAEALLKDTVDQLYQRLGMYIYGENDETLELVVGKILKKHGLKLAIAESCTGGLIGHRITNIPGSSDYFERGFVTYSNEAKIEELGVPEDVIVRYGAVSPETAKAMAEGVLENSRADIAVAVTGIAGPGGGTPEKPVGLVYCAIADKSGRVDLYDFHFWGEREWIKYSTSQYTLYHLWKYLINKFSVEPKNTQ
- the gspG gene encoding type II secretion system major pseudopilin GspG, translated to MKKLQQCLRNQKGFTFVEIMIVVVIIGFLTSVVVPQIIGRVGKAKQVTAQNQINNLELALDQYYLDCGRYPTTEQGLQALVKKPTISPIPKGWDGPYFKKDIPKDPWGNDYIYKYPGEHNPDSYDLYSLGRDGQEGGTGEDADITNWSNLEE
- a CDS encoding type II secretion system F family protein, which gives rise to MVEYRYQAVDRTGQVVRGKIIAESVEQAAIKVKNELGLVPVEISEDLPKFRRKSRIGGSKQNFLLRFTQQLADLLNSGIQVDDALGVLIQLTGDLEFKKKIEEIRDDIQGGADLSQALTKHPDLFNESYVNMVRAGESGGVLGLCFQRLADYIEQDKEFRGSIKSALVYPFIVMSMGLIAVVVLFIFVIPRFVNLFNDLGQTLPLPTRILLGISNIFLNYWLFILIGLAAVISSYIYYKQTPDGKYQVDVIKNKIPFFGQVRIKLTVSRFCRILGTMLESGVPLLKGLEIAKSTINNQVFIRILDNLYEAVRKGETLSGFLKNEPDFPELAVFLIGVGERTGNLEGMLTRIAETFAKEVKRSLDAFLTIFEPMVILILGIFVLFVVISILLPIFSLQQMPF
- the gspE gene encoding type II secretion system ATPase GspE, whose product is MVFQKNITEVGYRLPRDYVQKHRVVPLGLEEGKPVIAIPEGLSLEIRQELEIFFNQKLIFRTYESDELDKFVQEFLDSEGETIEGMLESINSDDYAGSDLYFSQNIENLEDLAQEAPIIRLVNLIISEALKERASDIHLEPFEDHVKLRYRIDGILYEKTPPPKNLFPAIITRIKIMANLDIAERRLPQDGRIRIRIAGREVDIRVSTVPTIYGESLVMRLLDQSSVLLNLEELGFEPDTLEQVYKNLNFINGIILVTGPTGSGKTTTLYSCLNRMNVPEKKILTVEDPVEYHLAGINQMQVNEKIGFTFATGLRSILRQDPDIIMVGEMRDLETARMGIQAALTGHLVFSTIHTNDSASTITRLIDMGVEDYLVASTLRCILAQRLVRRICSNCKEEYKPHLAEIKAIGLSDDLNITFYRGRGCEECNYSGYRGRIGIYELMNITPEIEEMITQRRNANEIKKVACGQGMVTLREDGLRKVKRGITTIEEVLRVTQV
- a CDS encoding aminotransferase class I/II-fold pyridoxal phosphate-dependent enzyme, which produces MERTDFDHSKTPIFSFLQEYIKKDIIPFFVPGHKHGRGLKEFTDFLGKTVLNIDIPSLPETDNLANPIGIIREAQELMADAFGAEHAYFLVNGTSEGVQAMIRSAVKPGEEIIIPRNAHKSTIGGLILSGAVPVYVYPEIDPELGITTVVSSSTIKQAFKQNPFAKAVFVINPTYYGMVSDLKTIVRTAHRKGAVVLVDEAHGAHMGFHDDFPLTGMEVGADMSAASLHKTGGSMTQSSVLLLRGNRIPEENVKQTLNLTRTTSPSYVLMASLDVARKQLALYGDELLEKTLELARYAREEINKIEGIYAFDHSLVGKYGIYDLDETKLSIYTGRLGISGFTLERELMTRFGIGLELAELNTVLALITIGDTKESVDRLIEALKIIASEREIQDPKKISELPEMPDLIVSPREAYYGTKKTVPLEKAVGEISGEMLMAYPPGIPIVCPGERITQDILDYVKILKEQHAMLQGTADPYANYIRVLGHDS